The segment ACCACCCAACAGCACGCCGCGCCCCCCTTTGGGTTTCTCCAACAATTGAGCGCCTACCTGAACCGACATCCTGCCGGCTACCTCACTCATTGGTGTTAGCAGCGGCAGACTGCCATCATCCAGTTGAATTGTTTCATAAGCAATGGCAGTTACTTTCTTTTCTGCCAGGGCTTTTGTCAATTCGCCTTCCGCCGCTAGATGCAGATAGGTAAATAGCACCAAATCTTCCCGAAAATAGCCGTATTCTTCAGAAAGCGGTTCCTTTACCTTGATAATCATCTCTGCATTCTCCCAAACCTCTGCAGCAGAACCCAAGATATTTGCCCCTTGAACAGTGAATTCTTCATTAGTAATGCCGCTGCCCAAACCCGCATCTTTCTGCACCATTACCTTATGTCCCTGTTGGGTGAAAGCAGCTACTCCAGCAGGAGTAATCGCCACCCTGTTTTCGTTATTTTTAATTTCCTTCGGTATTCCTATTATCATAATTTGAAGCCGCCTTTCTTAAATGAAGTGACATTGTTACTAGTATCTTTTTACCCTAGCGAATAAATATGTATTTAAACTAATCTACTTCAAAATCACTGCGTAACATGGGGGTCTAAAAAAGAAAAAATACTCCACCGAAGGAGTATTTGAAATCGTACATATTATTTAAATTATTTCCTTAGTTCTTTGTTTAGAAGTAAACCGCAATCAGTTTGATGAATGCTGGCGAGATGTAGGCCTCAACCAACCCACCCAGGCTCACTACACCCATCACTACCCCAAATAAGACAGTATAGCCTAACAAATACTGAGACAGCACCAAGCCCCGAGAAAACTTGCCTTGTAAGAGTTGTAACGAAAAAGCTACTGAACTGATAGCAGCAAGCAGCAGTGCCGGTACAAAGATGAGATTTTGAGGAAGCACGGAAAGAATAGTTAGCAATACCCCGGCAAATGCTTTCTCTTGTACTAAAAAGCCCACAGTAAATCCCAATACCGCGCCGCGAAGAAATACCACTACACCTACCACCGGAATACCTACTACAGTCAATCCCAAAAACCAAATCAAAAGCATCAACTTAATATTTGACCAAACAGCCGTCTTGGCCAGCCCTAAACTGTCAACCTGCCAATCGCCGCTGCCCTGAAGCACTGTATCCACATAATTTAACAAGTCCAGTTGCTGCTGTTGGGATAGAGAATTTATGCCTAAAGCGCCGGAAATAATACCGGCAGCGAAGATAAAGACTATAAGGATGAATACTGCCAAATTAGCCTGCAGATATTGCCCAATTCGGCTTTTGAGTTTCATTCGCTCCACCTCACCTGCTTTAACTATATGTATGCAGGGGTGGATGGTTTATGCTTGCTGCGGTGGGACTTGACCGGACAAATTGCTTTGGATGATTTGGGCGATAAATTGGGCCGCTAATATATCTTCCCAAGAGTTGGCACTGGCAGCAACAACACTGACATTGCTGGAGTATTGCCGGGCTAAGGCCACTGCTCTGGCAGCACCAGAAAAGGATGGTTCTATCCCTTTTTTCGCTAAAGTACGGGCTACGGTAGCGGTGGTCACGATACCACCGGCATTGAAGGCCGCATCAAAGGCAGTGCCTCCCGTATCACTGACTACCACCAATACAGCACCCTCCAAAGTACAAAGCTTACAAATTTCCGCACCGGCATTGGGAACTATTTTACTGATGCTGCCGCCCTGATCACGGACACCGGAAATGAACCTTCTAGCATTTTGCTCCCGCTGGGCAGGACTGGCCCAACGTGGTTCAGTAGCGAGAATGATATCCCGCCCATCCTTAAGAGCTGATTTAGCAGCCTGTCGGCCAATATTTTCCGGCACTACCGGTACCGGCGGGTTAGCGTTATCGGGAGCGGCGCCAAATACCTGCCAGGCTCCTGCTTCTATGGCACTTTCTATAGTGGTAGACATGTCAATCACATCGACGATTACCACTATATCTCCCAGCAGTGCCG is part of the Metallumcola ferriviriculae genome and harbors:
- the spoIIM gene encoding stage II sporulation protein M produces the protein MKLKSRIGQYLQANLAVFILIVFIFAAGIISGALGINSLSQQQQLDLLNYVDTVLQGSGDWQVDSLGLAKTAVWSNIKLMLLIWFLGLTVVGIPVVGVVVFLRGAVLGFTVGFLVQEKAFAGVLLTILSVLPQNLIFVPALLLAAISSVAFSLQLLQGKFSRGLVLSQYLLGYTVLFGVVMGVVSLGGLVEAYISPAFIKLIAVYF